DNA from Mycolicibacterium alvei:
CTTACAATCGAAAACATGCAATATGGTAACACCGCGCACGAAGTGCTTGCCGCCGTGTTCCAGGTTCGCGGCCTCGACACCCGGCAACCCGAACTCAACGTGCTGTTATGGCAACGCGCACTGGATCCCGAGCGGGACAAATGGTCCCTGCCGGGCGGCCGGCTGGGTGACGACGAGGACCTGATCAGCTCGGTTCGGCGACAGCTGGCCGAGAAGGTTGACCTGCGTGAACTTGCCCACCTCGAACAATTGGCCGTGTTCTCCGACCCCTATCGGGTCCCGGACGTGCGGACCATCGCATCCACGTTCCTGGGCCTCATGCCGTCCCCTTCGACCCCTGCCCTACCGCCGGACACCCGGTGGCATCCGGTCAGCGACCTGCCCCCGATGGCCTTCGACCACGCGCCGATGGTCGAACACGCGCGCAACCGGCTGGTAGCCAAGATGTCATACACCAACATCGGATTCGCCTTGGCGCCAAAAGAATTCGCCCTGTCCACGCTGCGTGACATCTACAACGCCGCCCTCGACTATCAAGTCGACGCCACAAACCTGCAGCGAGTTCTGGAACGTCGAAAAGTGATCACCCGCACCGGCACGACGGCACGATCCGGTCGCAGTGGCGGACGACCCGCGGCGCTGTATCGCTTCACCGATTCCCGGTACCGCGTGACCGATGAATTCGCCGCGTTGCGCCCACCCGTGTGAGTCGACTGGATTCTTAGACCCTTCTTAAGCAAGAATGCCGGGATGGACTTGGGTAGTGCGGCAAGAGCCTCCAAAGCCGAATGGATCGGTCGAGCACCTCACGAGGAGCTCGACCGAGCGTCGCGCCCCACGCTTCCTCACGACGATCCGTTCTACGCCCCACCTGCGGGGTTCGAGCATTCCGAGCCCGGAACCGTCCTGCGCAGCCGTGACGTCGAGCTGGCCTTTCTCGGCTTGATCCCGCAGCGCCTGCAGGCCACCCAGCTGCTGTACCGCTCCACCGACCGCAACGGCAACCCCGAAGCTGCGGCCACGACCGTCATCGTCCCCGCCGACGCCGCAGCCGACTGCCCGGTGGTGTCTTACCAGTGCGCGATCGACGCCATCTCGGCCCGGTGCTTCCCGTCCTACGCGCTGCGCCACCACGCGAAGGCCACCGGCTCCCTGGCCCAGCTGGAGCTCCTTTTGATCTCCGCCGCGCTGGCCGAGGGCTGGGCCGTCTCGGTTCCCGACCACGAGGGCGTCAACGGCATGTGGGGCGCACCCTACGAGCCCGGTTACCGGGTGCTCGACGGCTTGCGTGCGGCGATCAACACCGAGCACCTCTCGTTGTCACCGATCGCACGCATCGGTCT
Protein-coding regions in this window:
- a CDS encoding NUDIX hydrolase; this encodes MLAAVFQVRGLDTRQPELNVLLWQRALDPERDKWSLPGGRLGDDEDLISSVRRQLAEKVDLRELAHLEQLAVFSDPYRVPDVRTIASTFLGLMPSPSTPALPPDTRWHPVSDLPPMAFDHAPMVEHARNRLVAKMSYTNIGFALAPKEFALSTLRDIYNAALDYQVDATNLQRVLERRKVITRTGTTARSGRSGGRPAALYRFTDSRYRVTDEFAALRPPV